A DNA window from Paenibacillus sp. HWE-109 contains the following coding sequences:
- a CDS encoding ABC-three component system middle component 8, with protein MIKPHKYFNLDNSVLTISGLILKVLNEQKVIKYDELYNKILTQKGDIISYGFLPSLNFLYLLGKLDYHQDTDSLELIEYENYENILK; from the coding sequence ATGATAAAGCCACATAAATATTTTAATTTAGATAATTCTGTGTTGACGATAAGTGGTCTAATTTTAAAAGTACTTAATGAACAAAAAGTAATTAAATATGACGAGTTGTACAATAAAATTTTAACACAGAAGGGTGATATAATAAGTTATGGTTTTTTGCCATCTTTGAATTTTTTGTATTTATTGGGAAAATTGGATTATCATCAAGATACGGATTCGTTGGAGTTGATAGAATATGAAAATTATGAAAATATACTCAAATAA
- a CDS encoding WD40/YVTN/BNR-like repeat-containing protein, which produces MLALMNNKIFVLFIILLLCAGCLYEKTSTTAPNLRTPLQANFGAMLTIGEPIRVDTQSDPPQLIPSRALTFIDELRGYGLADNGKELQLIQTSDGGVTWQAKNKITNQTAPSTISFLDTETGWLFAKERGTNKSELRLTSDGGQSWEVIAQNLPGLEGTQGTPYFQFFDRQKGLLAAQSYTDLQLLRTQDGGLTWSVSNRIPLPAKAAGAFTFQSQTTGWFIGPGSGKREKDRLTLYQMKDGETWLETSKLPNSGNPVAIAFADAQHGYILIEMRTQSTEQEIRWQWLRTVDGGKTWSQHAFPSTFQPLEASVQMSFATATSGWLRDTKDIWRTTDEGLNWSLVTP; this is translated from the coding sequence ATGTTAGCCCTGATGAACAACAAAATTTTTGTGCTTTTCATCATATTGCTGCTGTGCGCCGGTTGTCTGTACGAGAAAACCTCAACAACGGCTCCTAACCTGCGGACTCCGCTGCAAGCTAATTTCGGCGCTATGTTAACCATTGGGGAACCCATTCGTGTGGATACGCAAAGTGATCCTCCACAGCTAATTCCTAGCAGAGCGCTTACGTTCATTGATGAGCTTCGGGGATACGGACTAGCTGACAATGGCAAGGAACTGCAACTTATCCAAACCAGTGACGGGGGAGTCACTTGGCAAGCTAAAAATAAAATCACCAATCAGACTGCGCCTAGCACAATCTCTTTTCTGGATACTGAAACAGGCTGGTTGTTTGCAAAAGAGCGGGGAACTAACAAGTCGGAACTGCGGCTAACTTCAGATGGCGGACAATCTTGGGAGGTTATTGCACAGAACCTGCCGGGACTTGAAGGCACCCAAGGGACGCCTTATTTTCAGTTTTTTGATCGGCAAAAGGGGCTGCTGGCTGCTCAGAGTTATACCGATTTACAGCTGTTGCGCACACAGGATGGCGGCTTAACCTGGTCGGTCTCCAACCGAATTCCCCTGCCTGCCAAAGCAGCTGGCGCCTTTACATTCCAGTCGCAGACAACAGGTTGGTTCATTGGACCTGGATCTGGCAAGAGGGAGAAAGATCGTTTGACACTTTACCAAATGAAGGATGGGGAAACGTGGCTTGAAACAAGCAAATTGCCGAATTCAGGAAATCCCGTGGCGATTGCCTTTGCCGATGCCCAGCATGGTTATATTCTGATAGAAATGAGGACGCAAAGTACGGAGCAGGAAATCAGATGGCAGTGGCTCCGAACTGTGGACGGAGGAAAGACCTGGAGTCAGCATGCGTTTCCCAGTACCTTTCAGCCGCTAGAAGCGAGCGTACAAATGAGTTTTGCGACTGCGACTAGTGGCTGGTTGAGGGATACCAAAGATATTTGGCGTACAACAGATGAAGGGCTGAACTGGAGTTTAGTGACACCCTAA
- a CDS encoding ABC-three component system protein encodes MSINTIEIERAVARLFCGEEEEDEKATAFLVSNDKVVTATHSIANYFDENLTIRLQFLNIMNVPIERTAVPIGNRDELGPISILQLNESIDSVNLCFVDFDPKKDHQFSTYGYPLVKWSTSNWCDGHISRKVEPDMTNFFEWDLVLDIGNSRIDDFSGLSGAPLFVENRLAGVVITQSLAGKKAISLSAISISKIRAILEGKGLEIKEDIHIQNNVNQVLLNNEEKIFIKQPLTFYEEDIKDLILFFAEECEDIKSSLDNFDLDGPEIEIKNVINNLSDEYFKHIRDKHLSYFSKIKNFLADPRNRKFLKMYTSTTDELQFKITSKRSDFNKFEEILIYLVDYILLRNIDKLRSDRNLIWVFIHFMYWNCDIGDKYDKAT; translated from the coding sequence ATGAGTATTAATACTATTGAGATAGAAAGAGCAGTTGCTAGATTATTTTGTGGCGAAGAGGAAGAGGATGAAAAGGCTACTGCCTTTCTTGTCTCCAATGATAAAGTAGTTACAGCAACACACTCAATAGCAAATTATTTTGATGAAAATTTAACAATAAGATTACAGTTTCTGAATATTATGAATGTACCAATAGAAAGAACGGCTGTCCCTATTGGGAATAGGGATGAATTAGGTCCGATTTCAATATTGCAATTAAATGAAAGTATCGATTCTGTAAATTTATGTTTTGTTGATTTTGATCCAAAAAAAGATCATCAATTTTCTACTTATGGTTATCCACTTGTTAAATGGAGCACAAGTAATTGGTGTGATGGACATATCAGTAGGAAAGTTGAACCGGATATGACTAATTTTTTTGAGTGGGATCTCGTTCTAGATATTGGGAATTCAAGGATTGATGATTTTTCTGGTCTATCAGGTGCTCCTTTATTTGTAGAAAATAGATTAGCCGGGGTAGTAATAACTCAATCTCTTGCAGGAAAAAAAGCTATTTCTTTGTCCGCGATTAGTATTTCAAAAATAAGGGCGATATTAGAGGGAAAAGGACTTGAGATAAAAGAGGATATTCATATTCAGAATAATGTTAATCAAGTATTATTAAATAATGAAGAAAAAATATTCATTAAGCAACCACTGACATTCTATGAAGAAGATATTAAAGATCTAATCTTATTTTTCGCTGAAGAGTGTGAAGATATTAAAAGCAGTTTGGATAACTTTGATTTGGATGGACCTGAAATAGAGATAAAAAATGTTATCAATAATTTATCAGATGAGTATTTTAAACACATTCGTGATAAGCATTTAAGTTATTTCTCGAAAATTAAAAATTTTTTGGCAGATCCGAGAAATCGTAAGTTCCTAAAAATGTACACATCAACAACCGATGAATTGCAATTTAAAATCACTTCTAAAAGAAGTGACTTTAATAAATTTGAAGAGATTTTAATATATTTAGTAGATTATATTTTATTAAGGAATATTGATAAATTAAGATCCGATAGAAATCTAATATGGGTATTTATACATTTTATGTATTGGAATTGTGATATAGGAGACAAATATGATAAAGCCACATAA
- a CDS encoding DUF5680 domain-containing protein, which produces MSIEFAALTDFLIKSKKQTYASHGDEAVVRSFLNGSKQLEIRSGDYLYRDIYFGFSFFAGQEMIEYQDRPIWSMVYSGGITVPNASRETTVHLYSFLRDALRAVDGESPYRGPQSFQANAYLYQNEVSGTFERFTGYESIQANDVKMYELTYSGGMIL; this is translated from the coding sequence ATGTCCATCGAATTTGCAGCTCTAACTGATTTTCTTATAAAATCCAAGAAACAAACCTACGCTTCACATGGCGACGAGGCTGTCGTTCGTTCTTTTCTCAATGGATCCAAACAATTAGAGATTCGTTCCGGTGACTATTTATATCGGGATATTTACTTTGGTTTCTCTTTCTTCGCCGGCCAGGAAATGATTGAATACCAAGATCGGCCTATCTGGTCGATGGTTTACTCCGGCGGCATCACCGTGCCCAATGCTTCCCGGGAAACTACGGTCCACCTGTATTCTTTTCTGCGGGATGCTTTGAGAGCCGTTGATGGCGAGTCTCCTTATCGGGGTCCACAATCATTCCAAGCCAATGCTTATTTGTATCAAAATGAAGTTAGCGGAACTTTTGAACGCTTCACTGGCTATGAAAGTATTCAAGCCAACGATGTGAAAATGTATGAATTAACATACAGCGGCGGGATGATTCTTTAA
- a CDS encoding RDD family protein, whose protein sequence is MEDENQVNTEIQYIGFWKRVQMHILDLLIIGIPAVLLYRFSLNTSVKIGSVFPFVIYWLLFCAFYVLMAVKFGGTPGKLLSKARIVDKDGNFLHIGSAAIRYLLFFLYSIIMVLKLKEGIDLKVNSHDISHFLSTHKGIISSIGNFIGVITFIECLTVAFNNKKRAGHDFAARSYVVSLDTYKRMKEKHESRIDLSHEDNTSTSSPVFKSLGKAVLWIIIGLIIFLVLVGVIHFISTQND, encoded by the coding sequence ATGGAAGATGAGAATCAAGTCAATACAGAGATTCAATACATTGGATTTTGGAAGCGAGTTCAGATGCATATCTTGGACTTATTAATTATTGGCATTCCCGCCGTTCTGTTGTACAGATTCTCACTAAATACTTCAGTAAAAATCGGCTCAGTCTTCCCTTTCGTTATTTATTGGTTGCTTTTTTGTGCTTTCTACGTGTTAATGGCGGTCAAGTTTGGTGGTACCCCAGGAAAATTACTTAGTAAAGCTAGAATTGTAGACAAAGACGGAAACTTTCTTCATATTGGTAGTGCCGCAATTAGATATCTGCTCTTTTTTCTTTATTCGATCATTATGGTACTCAAACTAAAAGAAGGAATTGATTTAAAAGTCAATTCACATGATATTAGTCACTTCTTAAGTACTCATAAAGGAATAATTTCATCAATCGGGAATTTTATTGGAGTTATAACTTTCATTGAATGTCTTACTGTTGCATTCAATAACAAAAAACGGGCAGGCCACGACTTTGCTGCCAGGAGCTACGTAGTTTCTTTGGATACTTATAAACGAATGAAAGAAAAGCATGAGTCTCGAATAGATTTATCGCATGAAGATAACACAAGTACAAGTTCACCGGTATTTAAAAGCCTGGGAAAAGCTGTTCTGTGGATTATAATAGGCCTTATTATCTTTTTGGTTCTAGTTGGAGTTATTCATTTCATATCAACTCAGAATGATTAA
- a CDS encoding GNAT family N-acetyltransferase, which translates to MSTLLFKPLEESDIPLLMAIYNHFVVHTTVSFHTEPVDISEFTASVIHPNPRYQTDVIWLGGILQGYVQIMPHKKKQAYDTTAEITIYLHPDCVGRGVGSAAIQHIEAVAKERGFHSLISTICSDNTPSIRSFTKNGYAQCAHFREVGFKWGKFLDIVTYQKIIS; encoded by the coding sequence ATGTCTACGCTTTTGTTTAAACCTTTAGAAGAATCCGATATTCCCTTATTAATGGCTATTTACAACCATTTTGTCGTGCATACGACTGTTTCTTTTCACACAGAGCCCGTGGATATTTCGGAATTTACAGCAAGCGTTATCCACCCGAACCCACGGTACCAAACGGATGTGATTTGGTTAGGCGGCATCCTGCAAGGATACGTACAAATCATGCCGCACAAGAAAAAACAAGCGTATGATACGACGGCGGAAATCACTATTTATTTGCACCCGGATTGCGTTGGACGAGGTGTCGGTTCCGCTGCCATCCAACATATTGAAGCAGTCGCCAAAGAACGCGGCTTCCACTCTTTAATTTCTACCATCTGCTCGGATAATACGCCCAGTATTCGCTCATTTACGAAAAACGGGTATGCACAGTGTGCACATTTCCGCGAGGTTGGCTTCAAATGGGGAAAATTCTTGGATATAGTCACTTATCAGAAGATCATCAGTTAA
- a CDS encoding DUF2326 domain-containing protein, whose amino-acid sequence MKIMKIYSNKKSFKVSRFSEGLNIILGKVTKSYDRDKDTHNLGKTTLITIIDFLLLKSINKEHIFVKHKKKFNDYVFFLEIKLNDGNYITVKRSVGNPSKISIEKHQEKDQDFVDLLNWDYKDLPLKSKFPDKNPKIILDKLLDFNVLQSYDYRQTVNYFLRTQEDYNKVFHLSKFAGKDIDWKPFLFNLLGFNDECVINKYKLHDEANEQEKMINRLENEFSINTEAVDKINGLIKIKEEERNELSLHVDNFDFYQKESDINKSLIEDLESIISKYNSEKYSLNFEIDKIKESLRIKSSFDLEEVEQIFSESKIYFSEQLKRDYQSLIKFNERVTAERNKHLFDILVSKEIQLVDVNVELENLNNKRSELLSFLKEKDTFQKFKNYQSQLIGVEKEIERFKFQLQNIDLIKNANDKLKDLRDDILEANDEIIKEVSKENNLYTNIRLTFNSLMKQIINQPGILSIGINTVGNIDFKAEIANLNNEETTSKDKGHTYKKILCVCFDIALLINYNKHSFYRFVYHDGSLESLDRRKKLQYLEVINEVCKKYDIQYILTVIEDDIPLDDMGNAFQFTDTNIALVLDDSDDNKGRLFEDTF is encoded by the coding sequence ATGAAAATTATGAAAATATACTCAAATAAAAAGAGTTTTAAAGTCTCTAGGTTTTCTGAGGGGTTAAATATTATATTAGGCAAAGTTACTAAAAGTTACGATCGTGATAAAGACACTCATAATTTAGGGAAAACTACATTAATTACTATTATTGACTTTTTGTTGCTTAAGAGTATTAATAAAGAACATATATTTGTGAAGCATAAAAAGAAATTTAATGATTATGTTTTCTTTTTAGAAATAAAATTAAATGATGGAAATTACATAACTGTTAAGAGATCGGTTGGAAATCCAAGCAAAATATCAATTGAAAAACATCAAGAAAAAGATCAGGACTTCGTCGATCTTTTAAATTGGGATTATAAAGATCTGCCCCTTAAAAGCAAATTTCCAGATAAAAACCCAAAAATTATACTCGACAAGTTACTTGATTTTAATGTTTTACAGTCTTACGATTATAGGCAGACAGTTAATTACTTTTTGAGAACGCAAGAAGATTATAATAAGGTTTTTCATTTAAGTAAATTTGCTGGTAAAGATATTGATTGGAAGCCATTTTTATTTAATTTATTAGGATTTAATGATGAATGTGTGATAAATAAATACAAGCTTCATGACGAGGCAAATGAGCAGGAAAAAATGATTAATAGATTAGAAAATGAATTTTCTATTAATACTGAGGCAGTTGATAAAATTAATGGTCTTATTAAAATAAAAGAGGAAGAACGAAATGAGTTATCTTTACATGTAGATAATTTTGACTTTTATCAAAAAGAATCTGATATTAATAAATCACTAATTGAAGATTTAGAATCGATAATTTCAAAGTATAATTCAGAAAAATATTCACTTAATTTTGAAATTGATAAAATTAAAGAGTCATTGAGGATTAAATCATCATTTGATCTTGAGGAAGTCGAACAAATCTTTTCAGAGTCAAAGATATATTTTTCAGAACAATTAAAGAGGGACTATCAAAGTCTAATAAAATTTAATGAAAGAGTGACAGCAGAAAGAAATAAGCATTTATTTGATATCCTTGTATCCAAAGAAATCCAGTTAGTTGATGTAAATGTAGAATTAGAGAACTTAAATAATAAAAGATCAGAACTTTTATCTTTTTTGAAAGAGAAGGATACATTTCAAAAATTCAAAAATTATCAATCTCAGCTTATAGGTGTAGAAAAAGAAATAGAAAGATTTAAGTTTCAGTTACAAAACATCGATCTAATAAAAAATGCCAATGATAAATTAAAAGATTTGAGAGATGATATCTTAGAAGCTAATGATGAAATTATTAAGGAAGTATCTAAGGAAAACAATTTATATACTAATATCAGACTTACTTTTAATAGTCTAATGAAACAAATAATAAATCAGCCTGGAATACTATCTATAGGAATTAATACAGTTGGAAATATCGATTTCAAAGCAGAAATAGCAAATTTAAATAATGAAGAAACTACATCTAAAGACAAAGGACATACTTATAAAAAAATACTTTGTGTTTGTTTTGATATTGCCCTACTTATTAATTATAACAAACATTCTTTTTATAGATTTGTATACCATGATGGAAGTCTTGAAAGTCTGGATAGAAGAAAGAAATTACAATACCTAGAAGTAATTAATGAGGTTTGTAAGAAATATGATATCCAATACATTCTCACAGTAATTGAAGATGATATCCCTTTAGACGATATGGGAAATGCATTTCAATTTACAGATACTAATATAGCTTTAGTCTTGGATGATAGTGATGATAATAAAGGAAGATTATTTGAAGATACATTCTAA
- a CDS encoding CBO0543 family protein, whose translation MLNEIENLTKQLHQMEMSYWFHHDIFTFQWWFIVVVNVLFFLALLFLLDKGRALRIMLAFMLSFVILGTFDQIGQYFELWSYAHEFIAFTENYNAVDFLAIPSIFALTYQMFTSWRIFLVASLFVCLFNAFIAEPIFVALDIYHLDHWNYFGSFIILYFVVILVKALTDLVGRNNTTDDYRSTTQQVFQRKQKAR comes from the coding sequence ATGCTTAATGAAATAGAAAACTTAACGAAGCAGCTTCATCAAATGGAAATGTCTTATTGGTTCCATCATGATATATTCACTTTTCAGTGGTGGTTTATTGTTGTGGTGAATGTCCTGTTTTTTTTGGCACTTCTATTTTTGCTCGATAAAGGCAGAGCGCTAAGAATCATGTTGGCTTTTATGCTTAGCTTTGTCATTTTAGGAACTTTTGATCAGATTGGTCAGTATTTTGAGTTATGGAGCTACGCTCACGAATTCATTGCTTTCACCGAAAATTACAATGCTGTAGACTTTCTAGCTATCCCGAGCATATTTGCTTTGACGTACCAAATGTTTACATCTTGGCGGATATTCCTTGTCGCAAGTTTGTTCGTTTGTTTATTTAACGCCTTCATTGCTGAGCCTATCTTCGTGGCTCTAGATATTTATCACCTAGATCACTGGAACTATTTCGGCTCATTTATCATCTTATATTTTGTTGTGATTCTTGTTAAAGCTCTAACTGATCTCGTTGGCAGGAATAACACGACCGATGATTATCGATCCACAACACAACAAGTATTTCAGCGGAAGCAAAAGGCTCGTTAA
- the ant(6) gene encoding aminoglycoside 6-adenylyltransferase translates to MRSEQEMMSMLLDFAMKDSRIRLVTLEGSRTNKNIPRDAFQDFDISYFVTDMDSFKENDQWLGTFGNRTMMQKPEDMELFPSELGDWFSYIILFEDGHKLDLTLIPINEVVDYFTKSDGLVEVLLDKDTRIENEVIADDSQYWIKKPTAREFDDCCNEFWMVSTYVVKGLARKEILFAIDHLNENARPNLLRMMAWQIGSEQGYSFSLGKNYKFIDRYLPNEDWVALLSTYSENSYPNMWQSLFTCHELFRKYAEAVAVSLGYTYPEYDEAALTFLTNGQYI, encoded by the coding sequence TTGAGAAGTGAACAAGAAATGATGAGTATGCTTTTGGATTTTGCTATGAAGGATAGTAGAATCCGATTGGTAACTTTGGAAGGGTCACGTACAAACAAAAATATTCCCCGCGATGCCTTCCAAGATTTTGATATTTCTTATTTTGTGACAGATATGGATTCTTTTAAGGAAAATGATCAATGGCTAGGTACTTTCGGGAATCGTACGATGATGCAAAAACCAGAGGATATGGAGCTTTTTCCGTCGGAATTAGGTGATTGGTTTTCCTATATCATTCTTTTTGAAGATGGGCATAAATTAGATCTGACACTTATTCCAATTAACGAGGTAGTGGATTACTTTACCAAGAGCGACGGTTTGGTTGAAGTCCTGCTTGATAAGGATACTCGTATCGAGAATGAAGTGATCGCTGACGACAGTCAATACTGGATTAAAAAGCCTACGGCAAGAGAATTTGATGATTGTTGTAATGAATTCTGGATGGTTTCAACTTATGTAGTAAAAGGATTAGCGAGAAAAGAAATCCTGTTTGCTATTGACCATTTAAACGAGAATGCGAGGCCTAATTTGCTGCGAATGATGGCTTGGCAAATCGGCTCAGAACAAGGTTATTCCTTTAGCTTAGGAAAAAATTATAAATTTATAGATCGTTATCTTCCAAATGAAGATTGGGTAGCATTACTATCAACTTATTCTGAGAATAGCTACCCCAATATGTGGCAGTCTCTATTTACTTGTCATGAGTTATTTAGAAAATATGCTGAAGCTGTGGCAGTAAGTCTCGGATATACGTATCCAGAGTACGATGAAGCAGCCTTAACTTTCTTAACTAACGGACAATACATCTAA
- the avs1a gene encoding AVAST type 1 anti-phage system MBL fold metallo-hydrolase Avs1a: MVKLWEYIQFIGGSELLMSVKIEMFPAKEGDSFLITLGENPKFNILIDGGLEDTYTDYLEKRLIELSGNNEQIDLLVVSHIDEDHILGILELLKKNGNSNNPQIIKIAEVWYNSYRHLEMERSKNSISEEERIILKSMITTMSSSRENENNESKDISGRQGSTLAALLYSGAYSWNTHLDMKAVNVDCKDIVQVNEKIKIRILSPNAKKLSRLRTVWKNQLNSYKLGFKLTDDKIFDDAFEFYMLSRPEIDSIDENRDISSKKVVSDLEILSKTNLEKDRSPTNGSSISFIIEYLNFKLLFLADSHSDIIIEKIKELIEKEDYLPNFDVIKVPHHGSGRNNPSELYELIDSENYLVSTDGMKNEHPDMATLAKIVTRDTLYTRKIYLNYPNPILSKINDEESKLKYKYDLKIPSSGESTIITLGETNEY; this comes from the coding sequence GTGGTAAAATTATGGGAATATATTCAATTTATAGGGGGTAGTGAACTTTTAATGTCAGTAAAAATAGAAATGTTTCCTGCAAAAGAAGGCGATTCCTTTTTGATTACGTTAGGTGAAAATCCCAAATTTAACATTTTAATTGATGGAGGACTTGAAGATACATATACAGATTATTTGGAGAAAAGATTGATTGAATTATCTGGAAATAATGAACAAATTGATCTATTGGTAGTTAGCCATATAGATGAGGACCATATCCTAGGTATTTTAGAGTTATTGAAAAAAAATGGAAACTCAAATAATCCTCAAATTATCAAAATCGCTGAAGTTTGGTATAACAGTTACAGACATCTTGAAATGGAGAGATCTAAAAATAGTATCTCAGAAGAAGAACGTATAATTTTAAAATCTATGATTACAACAATGAGCTCTAGTAGAGAGAATGAAAATAATGAAAGTAAAGATATTAGTGGTAGGCAAGGTTCTACATTGGCAGCGTTATTATATAGCGGGGCATACAGCTGGAATACTCATCTAGATATGAAAGCTGTTAATGTAGACTGTAAAGATATTGTTCAAGTTAATGAAAAAATAAAAATTAGAATACTTTCACCAAATGCAAAAAAACTATCGAGATTACGAACGGTATGGAAAAACCAACTAAATTCTTATAAATTAGGTTTTAAATTAACTGATGACAAAATTTTTGATGATGCATTTGAATTTTATATGCTTTCTCGACCTGAAATAGATAGCATAGATGAAAATAGAGATATATCAAGTAAAAAAGTAGTATCAGATTTAGAAATTCTTTCTAAAACTAATTTGGAAAAAGATAGATCTCCAACAAATGGTTCATCGATATCATTTATAATTGAATATTTAAACTTTAAATTATTATTTTTAGCTGACTCTCATTCGGATATTATTATTGAGAAAATTAAAGAACTAATAGAAAAAGAAGATTATTTGCCGAATTTTGATGTTATAAAGGTTCCACATCATGGCAGTGGTAGGAATAATCCATCAGAATTATACGAATTGATTGATTCAGAAAATTACTTAGTATCTACTGATGGAATGAAGAATGAACATCCAGATATGGCAACACTCGCGAAGATTGTAACGAGGGATACCTTATATACAAGAAAGATATATTTAAATTATCCCAATCCAATTTTAAGCAAAATTAATGATGAAGAGTCTAAATTAAAATATAAATATGATTTGAAAATTCCAAGTAGCGGTGAATCTACAATAATTACTTTAGGAGAAACTAATGAGTATTAA
- a CDS encoding copper amine oxidase N-terminal domain-containing protein, with translation MKLRTYKSMVIFTLLLFLIAPSVHAETSQPTITVFINDEQVNFDQSPLLVNGNTLVQFRPIFEKLGYSVKWDQATQSITAQRHGNEIRMVIGGRSAYANHISYFLNESAQIIDGVSLVPLRFVAEVSGAVVSWDEDTRKVNIKIDKDEAPELKINRLIEGYAFSSSAHEFVKAITRSNGSKCNGYEVNEILFNNDKKQAIINYNLEFWVWHPRLINSEAIIKESMDITVEIKQQAIKDEDGNWYLSSVIKDREYHVVLK, from the coding sequence TTGAAATTGAGAACATATAAGTCAATGGTTATCTTTACTTTACTGCTATTCTTAATTGCTCCAAGCGTGCACGCTGAGACTTCTCAGCCTACTATTACTGTTTTTATTAATGATGAACAAGTAAATTTTGACCAAAGTCCACTTTTAGTTAATGGGAATACTTTGGTTCAATTCAGACCCATATTTGAAAAGCTAGGCTATTCAGTAAAATGGGACCAAGCAACTCAAAGTATCACAGCTCAACGTCATGGAAATGAGATCAGGATGGTAATAGGAGGCAGAAGTGCTTATGCAAATCACATCTCCTATTTTCTTAATGAATCTGCACAAATTATTGATGGTGTTTCACTTGTACCACTCAGATTTGTTGCAGAAGTCTCTGGTGCAGTAGTTAGTTGGGATGAAGATACACGCAAAGTAAATATTAAAATCGATAAAGACGAAGCTCCTGAGTTGAAAATTAATAGGTTAATTGAAGGTTATGCTTTTTCAAGTAGTGCTCACGAGTTTGTAAAAGCCATAACAAGAAGTAACGGGTCGAAGTGTAATGGATATGAAGTTAATGAAATCTTATTCAATAACGACAAAAAGCAAGCTATAATTAATTACAATTTAGAATTTTGGGTATGGCATCCCAGATTAATAAATAGTGAAGCTATTATAAAAGAAAGCATGGATATAACTGTTGAGATAAAGCAACAAGCTATAAAAGATGAAGATGGGAATTGGTATCTTTCTTCGGTAATTAAAGACAGGGAGTATCACGTTGTACTAAAATAA
- a CDS encoding ankyrin repeat domain-containing protein yields MDMAIFHKNLEMIKLLLENGADANHRIGSPKSDLTELNSAIYGKNPEIVQILIDYGADVNRINREGNTPLELAKKLHDKEKYLSDKVNLEKIIDIIEAAKKIKKS; encoded by the coding sequence ATGGATATGGCGATTTTTCATAAGAATTTAGAGATGATCAAATTACTTTTGGAAAATGGAGCAGATGCCAATCATAGAATAGGATCACCTAAATCGGATTTGACTGAGCTAAATTCAGCTATCTATGGTAAGAACCCTGAAATTGTACAAATATTAATAGATTATGGTGCAGATGTAAACAGGATAAATCGAGAAGGAAACACCCCACTTGAACTTGCAAAGAAGTTACATGATAAAGAGAAATATTTGTCTGACAAGGTAAACCTGGAAAAAATTATTGATATCATTGAAGCAGCGAAGAAAATCAAAAAGAGCTAG